The Sulfurimonas hydrogeniphila genome includes a window with the following:
- a CDS encoding FIST N-terminal domain-containing protein, whose translation MKQLNYNYTSKKEFIEYLHVNDVPLFDDKILIQIFTSLQNKEEIERIANDVCAILPHAKLIGCSSAGEILEDKMLERSVVLSISVFENTTLQTLYMDDENSYRLGVKVANELLKDDTKCVISFVDGLSHIGEEYLNGFNSCNKTGVLVAGGMSADLFSFDDTFVIYQNKIYKKGAVGVALRGEDLEVTSDYNLGWRAVGPTFTVTKAEGNRVYEIDNKPVKTLYTEVLGEDVVTNLPASAVEFPLLKQKNGVLVARAMVSILEDESILYAGLFEEGDKVSFGLGSATQVNAHHPEEILKEENKEIQAAFIYSCAARKQFLSFELEKAFSHIAQLAPTAGFFTYGEFYTDTQQANLLNITNTLLFLNEKNTQHIKKEAPKQTDAPVQTGKLTESATLHLIDYVSKNLQLQQKEFDATKFKLDEFLEAINSVVIISKTDLQGKITYVNEQFEKISGYKKRELLGKSHNIVRSPLVEADVFKDLWKTIKKGNVWHGTLSNRKKDGSLYYIKTHIFPIFDQNHTITEYLAIRQDITDVVESKKAYENQLKFTNMLLDNEENIVIVTKNNKIDKVNQAFYRRFGYKTLEDFTSWHECICDLFIEKEGYLKKEKRPKVWYDTVLKEPYKIHLAMMLDANNQERIYHVRSRQVVYDDETIYIINTFNDITELEQAKEKAQRAEAAQAMFLANMSHEIRTPMNGILGFGELLQNTQLSDTQKKYVDIINSSTQTLLNIINDILDSSKIANNKITLEHIEINPYVEFNTTYELLKSLAEKKSLLYLHKFDTKMFECIISDPTRLRQIITNLLSNAIKFTPENGEVLFQTEVIKTNNDFQTIRFSIHDTGIGIPREKLQTIFKPFSQADDSTTRKFGGTGLGLTISADLVKLFGGKLEVESQEGKGTTFFFDLEFKKCTGMPTLKKLLADYELILIEDNHEFVIQKIAQTLDSFHLNYTRLPKEDDFTKKLSQNTILLTLDTTVGMQARDLLPREQIICISDTCNNEHLDCIDLTFDESFGSNLYNFLLSKMQNHAAMHKENEQIITQTLKILVAEDYDINRMLIESLLNRHPNISYEFANDGEEAVQKATASSYDMIFMDVNMPKMNGIDATKKIRQKLEHHIPIIALTANALDGDKERFLAAGMDDYIAKPIQIKELQRVITKYAPTQSIHTDDKPGDFNFNALLKEIKERLELDDTIIIKLLSAFTTNFRSALEELETAFETNDTQTILHLAHKLKGSSATLALDEIADIMGEIEKDIANNISISYNDKIKTLNTYTNLLEDGLKDAT comes from the coding sequence ATGAAACAACTAAACTATAACTACACATCAAAAAAAGAGTTCATCGAGTATTTACATGTAAACGATGTGCCTCTTTTTGATGACAAAATTTTAATCCAAATATTCACCTCTTTACAAAATAAAGAAGAGATAGAACGCATTGCAAATGATGTCTGTGCAATCCTGCCTCATGCAAAACTCATCGGCTGTTCAAGTGCGGGAGAGATTCTTGAAGACAAAATGCTGGAGAGAAGTGTTGTTTTAAGTATCTCTGTTTTTGAAAATACAACCCTCCAAACATTATACATGGATGATGAAAATTCCTATCGGCTTGGTGTCAAAGTTGCCAATGAACTTTTAAAAGACGATACAAAATGTGTCATCTCGTTTGTAGATGGATTATCACACATTGGAGAAGAGTACCTTAACGGCTTTAACTCCTGCAATAAAACAGGCGTTCTTGTAGCCGGTGGTATGTCTGCAGACCTTTTTAGCTTTGATGATACTTTTGTCATTTATCAAAACAAAATTTACAAAAAAGGTGCTGTTGGAGTTGCGCTCAGAGGAGAAGACCTTGAAGTCACAAGTGATTACAACCTTGGCTGGAGAGCCGTCGGTCCGACTTTTACAGTGACAAAAGCAGAGGGCAACAGAGTTTATGAAATAGACAACAAACCCGTAAAAACACTCTATACAGAAGTTTTAGGCGAAGACGTTGTGACAAATCTTCCCGCCTCGGCAGTCGAATTTCCTCTGTTAAAGCAAAAGAACGGTGTTTTGGTTGCGCGTGCAATGGTGAGTATTCTCGAAGATGAAAGTATCCTCTATGCAGGACTTTTTGAAGAAGGAGACAAAGTCAGTTTCGGTTTGGGAAGTGCCACACAGGTGAATGCACATCACCCTGAAGAAATACTCAAAGAAGAAAACAAAGAAATTCAGGCTGCCTTTATCTACTCCTGCGCCGCACGCAAGCAGTTTTTGTCCTTTGAGTTGGAAAAAGCATTCTCCCACATAGCACAACTTGCCCCTACAGCAGGCTTTTTTACCTATGGCGAATTTTATACAGACACGCAACAGGCAAATCTGCTCAATATTACAAATACTCTGCTGTTTCTTAATGAAAAAAATACACAACATATAAAAAAAGAAGCACCAAAACAAACAGACGCACCTGTGCAAACAGGTAAATTGACAGAGAGTGCCACCCTGCACCTCATCGACTATGTCTCAAAAAACCTTCAACTCCAACAAAAAGAGTTTGATGCAACAAAATTCAAACTTGACGAATTTTTAGAAGCCATTAACAGTGTTGTCATTATTTCAAAAACTGACTTACAGGGAAAAATCACCTATGTTAATGAACAGTTTGAAAAAATAAGCGGTTATAAAAAAAGGGAACTGCTGGGAAAATCGCATAATATAGTACGCAGTCCTCTGGTTGAAGCAGATGTCTTTAAGGATTTATGGAAAACAATAAAAAAAGGTAATGTCTGGCACGGAACACTTTCAAACCGTAAAAAAGACGGTTCTCTCTACTATATAAAAACACATATCTTTCCAATTTTTGATCAAAACCATACTATCACAGAGTATTTGGCTATTCGTCAAGATATAACAGATGTTGTCGAGAGCAAAAAAGCCTATGAAAATCAGCTCAAATTTACAAATATGCTCCTTGACAATGAAGAAAACATAGTCATTGTCACAAAAAATAATAAAATAGACAAAGTCAATCAAGCATTTTACAGACGCTTCGGATATAAAACTTTAGAAGATTTTACAAGCTGGCATGAGTGTATCTGTGACCTTTTTATAGAAAAAGAGGGCTATCTGAAAAAAGAAAAAAGACCGAAAGTCTGGTATGACACAGTTTTAAAAGAGCCTTATAAAATTCATCTGGCAATGATGCTTGATGCAAATAACCAGGAACGGATTTATCATGTACGGTCCCGTCAGGTTGTTTATGATGATGAAACCATCTATATCATCAATACCTTCAATGACATTACCGAACTCGAGCAGGCAAAAGAAAAAGCACAACGGGCAGAAGCGGCGCAGGCAATGTTTTTGGCAAATATGAGCCATGAGATACGAACACCGATGAACGGTATTTTGGGCTTTGGAGAACTTTTGCAAAACACCCAGCTATCAGATACACAAAAAAAATATGTAGATATCATCAACAGTTCAACCCAGACACTTTTAAACATTATTAACGATATTCTTGACTCTTCAAAAATTGCCAACAATAAAATAACACTTGAACATATAGAGATAAATCCTTATGTTGAGTTCAATACAACCTATGAGCTTCTTAAATCATTGGCAGAAAAAAAATCATTGCTCTATCTGCATAAGTTTGATACAAAAATGTTTGAGTGCATTATCAGTGATCCGACAAGACTGCGCCAAATCATTACAAACCTTCTCTCAAATGCCATTAAATTCACTCCTGAAAATGGAGAGGTTCTCTTTCAGACGGAGGTTATAAAAACAAATAACGATTTTCAAACTATCCGTTTTAGTATTCATGATACAGGCATAGGCATACCAAGAGAAAAACTGCAAACTATATTTAAACCTTTTTCTCAAGCCGATGACTCTACCACACGTAAATTCGGCGGTACAGGACTCGGTCTCACCATAAGTGCAGATTTGGTAAAACTCTTTGGAGGCAAACTGGAAGTAGAGTCGCAAGAAGGCAAAGGCACCACATTTTTCTTTGATTTGGAATTTAAAAAGTGTACAGGCATGCCTACATTGAAGAAGCTTTTAGCAGACTATGAACTGATACTCATAGAAGACAATCATGAATTTGTTATACAAAAGATAGCCCAGACATTAGACTCTTTTCATCTGAACTATACACGTTTGCCCAAAGAGGATGATTTTACAAAGAAACTTTCTCAAAACACTATTTTATTAACCCTGGATACCACTGTTGGTATGCAGGCAAGAGATCTTCTCCCGCGGGAACAAATCATCTGTATCAGCGATACATGCAATAATGAGCATCTTGATTGTATTGATTTGACTTTTGATGAATCTTTTGGTTCGAATTTATATAATTTTCTTCTCTCCAAAATGCAAAATCATGCTGCAATGCATAAAGAAAACGAACAGATTATAACACAGACATTAAAAATTCTTGTTGCCGAAGATTATGACATTAACCGCATGCTTATAGAATCTCTTCTGAACAGACATCCAAACATCAGTTATGAATTTGCAAATGACGGGGAAGAAGCTGTTCAAAAAGCAACGGCTTCCTCGTATGATATGATATTTATGGATGTCAATATGCCAAAAATGAACGGTATCGATGCAACAAAGAAAATACGACAAAAACTAGAGCATCATATTCCCATCATAGCGCTCACAGCCAATGCACTTGACGGAGACAAAGAGCGCTTTCTCGCTGCAGGAATGGATGACTATATAGCCAAACCTATCCAAATCAAGGAACTCCAAAGAGTCATCACAAAATATGCTCCCACACAGAGTATTCACACAGATGACAAACCCGGTGACTTTAATTTTAATGCTCTGCTTAAAGAGATAAAAGAACGCTTGGAACTCGATGATACCATCATCATAAAACTTCTGAGTGCTTTTACAACAAACTTTCGCAGCGCACTTGAAGAACTTGAAACTGCATTTGAAACAAATGATACACAAACCATACTACACCTGGCCCACAAACTCAAAGGTTCCTCAGCAACACTTGCCCTGGATGAAATAGCTGATATAATGGGAGAGATAGAAAAAGATATAGCAAATAATATTTCAATTAGCTATAATGACAAAATTAAAACACTCAACACCTATACCAATCTACTGGAGGATGGTTTAAAAGATGCAACATAA
- a CDS encoding HD domain-containing phosphohydrolase: protein MQHKLHIVIVDDETVNLLLLESIVNAEGYEHIQTFENAHEALSYIQSNTVDALITDFNMPEMDGIELLKQAKTLYPDLVSIMITANNDNEMMHRALENGVTDFLTKPISPLVFKLRLNNILKLKNSLNITQHFNELLTTKVEKATAALQKSEYEALEVLSKAAEYKDPETASHISRVSHYSKLLAKAAGLSEEEQNIIYYAAPLHDIGKIGIDDAILLKPGKLTEDEFEKMKKHSIIGAKILQGKENIFLKAGAVIAQSHHEKYNGKGYPKGLSGKEIPLYARIVAVADVFDALTSNRPYKKAWDFDKALQLLIAEKGEHFDPQIVEYFIQNIDEIKTIYAKFQDD, encoded by the coding sequence ATGCAACATAAACTACATATTGTCATAGTCGATGACGAAACAGTCAATCTGCTTTTACTCGAAAGTATTGTAAATGCAGAAGGCTACGAGCATATCCAGACTTTTGAAAATGCTCACGAAGCATTAAGCTATATACAATCAAACACTGTTGATGCACTCATTACCGACTTCAATATGCCTGAAATGGACGGGATAGAACTTCTCAAGCAGGCAAAAACACTCTATCCTGACCTGGTAAGCATTATGATCACAGCCAATAATGACAACGAAATGATGCACCGTGCCCTTGAAAATGGTGTAACAGACTTCTTGACAAAACCTATCTCTCCGCTTGTTTTTAAACTGCGTTTAAATAATATTTTGAAACTGAAAAATTCTCTCAATATCACGCAGCATTTCAATGAACTTTTAACAACAAAGGTAGAAAAAGCAACAGCCGCATTGCAAAAGAGCGAATATGAAGCCCTTGAGGTACTCTCAAAAGCAGCAGAGTACAAAGATCCCGAAACAGCAAGCCATATCAGCAGGGTCTCTCACTATTCTAAGCTTTTGGCAAAAGCAGCCGGACTCTCTGAAGAAGAACAAAATATTATTTACTATGCCGCTCCTCTGCATGACATAGGAAAAATCGGCATTGATGACGCCATTTTACTCAAACCAGGAAAACTGACAGAAGATGAATTTGAAAAAATGAAAAAGCACTCCATAATTGGTGCGAAAATATTGCAAGGCAAAGAGAATATTTTTCTCAAGGCAGGAGCAGTCATAGCCCAGTCACATCATGAAAAATACAACGGCAAAGGGTATCCAAAAGGACTCAGTGGCAAAGAGATTCCTTTATATGCCCGAATTGTAGCTGTTGCTGATGTATTTGATGCACTGACATCAAACCGGCCGTATAAAAAAGCATGGGACTTTGACAAAGCCTTACAGCTGTTAATCGCCGAAAAGGGAGAGCATTTTGACCCACAGATTGTCGAATATTTTATCCAAAACATAGATGAAATAAAAACCATCTATGCCAAATTTCAGGATGATTAA
- a CDS encoding response regulator, with product MEVDMFSCIQEKQRIKNENFTVLIVEDSRVINNTLTARLKEQGFRCLQSYDLAKAREILQENEISLVILDLHLPDGEGEDLIDEIKEANKETKIVIFTSENDLLRRDELFRLGILDYLLKGKNANLTVKEILSIIESMQINPNYTLLIVDDSRVIRRMMKNILSSCGYTILEAHNGTEAIQKVAQSKIDLMLLDMQMPDMSGLEALKQIKEDEKNFHLPVFMISSTLDIEVMRDAYKAGVLDYFKKPFSPEELKLKVEQVIRQKQIETELQCSMKVSTLCKSYLNEFYATAIFYTDTKLKYANEKFKNEFGESSSNMAQAFGKFDAKFIEDIIITMKNYQTYSKQVTDKQGQHYLVKAFPMQENEYLISFEKVNCS from the coding sequence ATGGAAGTAGATATGTTTAGCTGTATACAGGAAAAACAAAGAATTAAAAATGAAAATTTTACTGTTCTTATTGTTGAAGATTCAAGAGTCATTAACAATACATTAACAGCAAGATTAAAAGAACAGGGTTTTCGCTGTTTGCAGAGTTATGATTTGGCAAAGGCACGAGAGATTTTGCAAGAAAATGAAATTTCTCTTGTTATTCTTGATTTGCATCTTCCCGATGGAGAAGGTGAAGATTTAATTGATGAGATTAAAGAAGCCAACAAAGAGACTAAAATTGTTATATTTACTTCAGAAAATGATCTTTTGCGAAGAGACGAGTTGTTCAGACTCGGGATACTGGACTATCTGCTCAAAGGAAAAAATGCAAATTTAACAGTCAAAGAGATTTTGTCCATTATCGAAAGTATGCAAATAAATCCAAATTATACACTGCTGATAGTCGATGACTCCCGTGTTATCAGAAGAATGATGAAAAATATTTTATCTTCTTGCGGGTATACGATTCTTGAGGCACACAATGGTACAGAAGCGATTCAAAAAGTCGCACAGTCCAAGATTGATTTAATGCTGTTGGATATGCAGATGCCGGATATGAGCGGGTTAGAGGCTTTGAAGCAAATCAAAGAAGATGAAAAAAATTTCCATTTACCGGTGTTTATGATTTCGAGTACCCTAGATATAGAAGTGATGCGAGATGCGTATAAAGCGGGGGTGCTGGATTATTTCAAAAAACCGTTTTCTCCTGAAGAGCTCAAATTAAAAGTAGAGCAGGTTATTCGTCAAAAACAGATTGAAACTGAACTGCAATGCAGCATGAAAGTCAGTACACTTTGCAAAAGTTATTTAAATGAGTTTTATGCAACGGCAATCTTTTATACAGATACAAAATTGAAATATGCAAACGAAAAATTTAAAAATGAGTTTGGAGAGTCTTCTTCAAATATGGCACAGGCTTTTGGAAAGTTTGACGCAAAATTTATTGAAGATATCATTATAACGATGAAAAATTATCAGACATACAGCAAACAGGTGACAGATAAGCAAGGCCAGCATTATCTTGTGAAGGCATTTCCAATGCAAGAAAATGAATATTTAATCTCTTTTGAAAAAGTAAACTGTAGTTAA
- a CDS encoding succinate dehydrogenase/fumarate reductase iron-sulfur subunit, which produces MKVSIKRASGFVMYEVDLNDATLLEVLNSIKTEQDSSLAYSSGCRSSVCGSCSMRVNEKEVLACAYKVQDGDVIEPLKNVTVIRDLVVNMDKALETNKRAKTWLQSYNKEAKLTHEDEKTNALQSDCILCGSCYSACPVYSVNEAFLGPFALTGVWKYVSDKREAEPKEKIDTVQTNGVWDCTLCNECTLVCPQGISSKADIEKLRMKSTMAGYSDPSFAQNFGGGLSF; this is translated from the coding sequence ATGAAAGTAAGCATAAAAAGAGCATCCGGCTTTGTGATGTATGAAGTAGATTTAAACGATGCTACGCTTTTAGAAGTGTTAAACAGTATAAAAACAGAGCAGGATAGTTCTTTGGCATACAGCAGCGGATGCAGAAGCAGTGTCTGCGGCAGCTGTTCGATGCGTGTAAATGAAAAAGAGGTGCTTGCCTGTGCCTATAAAGTGCAAGACGGGGATGTGATAGAACCGCTCAAAAATGTAACAGTCATACGTGATTTGGTTGTCAATATGGACAAAGCCCTTGAGACGAACAAACGTGCAAAAACATGGTTGCAATCTTATAACAAAGAGGCAAAACTCACGCATGAAGATGAAAAAACAAATGCTTTGCAGAGTGACTGTATCTTATGCGGTTCGTGTTATTCTGCCTGTCCGGTTTACAGTGTAAATGAAGCATTTTTAGGACCTTTCGCGTTGACAGGTGTCTGGAAATATGTCAGTGACAAACGCGAGGCAGAGCCCAAAGAGAAGATAGACACCGTGCAGACAAACGGTGTCTGGGATTGTACTTTGTGCAATGAATGTACTTTAGTCTGCCCTCAGGGAATATCTTCAAAAGCAGACATAGAAAAACTTCGCATGAAGTCTACAATGGCAGGGTACAGCGACCCGAGTTTTGCGCAAAATTTTGGTGGAGGACTTTCATTTTAA
- a CDS encoding FAD-binding protein codes for MITDVLIIGAGGAGLTAALAAKDAGASVRVLTKEYPTRSQTCMAQGGMNAALGNVSPDSVEEHIQNTLKSAHGQADEEAVRYMCSEAPNAIQWLDEIGVCFSRTADGKIAQRKLGGASAPRACYAQDYTGLKILHTLYERCLKEDIEIHNERYLLDLLTKEDGSICGALILNIRSGELEHHFAKSVVLASGGYSRIYDKYSTNSTASTGDGIAAAARIGAKLLGMEFVQFHPTGLKNSSILISESARGEGGYLLNSKGERFINELAPRDEVSRAINEQILAGEEVYLDIRHLGEEFIDENLPQERKLALLYEKVDPVKDLIPIKAVAHYTMGGIEVDNKSQTSVSGLFACGECANHKVHGANRLGGNSLLEIIVFGREAGKSAAHYTFCDDKSKNERTCKKETNFLDKLKSFSNEIDFYEKRSYVGELFYKKVGIIRKESALLQARKEIQLLKEQLPLMGVKDTGKVYNTNLVEFIEFRNMLDVCEAVVSAALERKESCGAHFVQEEQ; via the coding sequence ATGATTACAGATGTATTGATTATAGGAGCAGGCGGGGCAGGACTTACAGCGGCTCTTGCTGCCAAGGATGCCGGTGCAAGTGTACGTGTACTTACAAAAGAGTACCCGACAAGAAGTCAGACCTGTATGGCACAGGGCGGGATGAATGCTGCACTAGGAAATGTGAGTCCGGACTCTGTAGAAGAGCATATTCAAAACACGCTGAAATCTGCACACGGACAGGCAGACGAAGAAGCTGTTCGTTACATGTGCAGTGAAGCACCGAATGCCATACAGTGGCTTGATGAAATCGGTGTCTGTTTTTCCCGTACAGCTGATGGAAAAATTGCCCAAAGAAAGCTTGGAGGGGCATCTGCTCCAAGGGCCTGCTATGCACAGGATTATACAGGATTAAAAATACTGCATACACTTTATGAGCGTTGTTTGAAAGAAGATATTGAAATACATAATGAACGCTATTTGCTTGATTTGCTTACAAAAGAAGACGGGAGTATCTGTGGCGCATTAATTTTGAATATAAGAAGCGGAGAATTGGAACATCACTTTGCAAAAAGTGTTGTTTTGGCATCAGGAGGGTACTCACGCATATATGACAAATACTCTACAAACTCAACAGCTTCTACAGGAGACGGTATAGCGGCAGCTGCAAGAATCGGTGCAAAACTTTTGGGTATGGAGTTCGTACAGTTTCATCCGACAGGACTGAAAAACTCTTCTATCCTTATCAGTGAAAGTGCCAGAGGAGAAGGCGGGTATCTGCTTAATTCCAAGGGAGAGCGTTTTATAAACGAACTTGCACCAAGAGATGAAGTAAGTCGTGCAATCAATGAACAAATCTTAGCAGGTGAAGAGGTCTATTTGGATATTCGACATTTAGGAGAAGAGTTTATAGACGAGAATCTGCCACAGGAGAGAAAACTGGCGCTTTTGTATGAAAAGGTGGACCCTGTAAAAGATCTGATTCCCATCAAAGCAGTTGCACACTATACTATGGGCGGAATAGAAGTTGATAACAAATCGCAAACAAGCGTAAGCGGTTTGTTTGCCTGTGGTGAGTGTGCAAACCACAAAGTACATGGTGCAAACCGTTTGGGTGGCAACTCTTTGCTTGAGATTATAGTTTTTGGTCGTGAAGCCGGTAAAAGTGCAGCGCATTATACTTTTTGTGATGATAAAAGCAAAAATGAGCGTACATGCAAAAAAGAGACAAATTTTCTTGATAAGCTCAAAAGCTTTAGCAATGAAATTGATTTTTATGAAAAACGTTCGTATGTAGGGGAACTTTTTTATAAAAAAGTGGGCATTATAAGAAAAGAGAGTGCACTGCTCCAAGCACGAAAAGAGATACAACTCTTAAAAGAACAACTGCCCCTTATGGGTGTCAAAGACACCGGCAAAGTTTATAATACCAATCTTGTAGAGTTCATAGAATTTAGAAATATGCTTGATGTCTGTGAAGCGGTAGTGAGTGCTGCGTTAGAGCGAAAAGAGAGCTGCGGCGCTCATTTTGTACAAGAGGAGCAATAG
- a CDS encoding D-2-hydroxyacid dehydrogenase: MQSRTIVLLDTLTFGDTDLSCFDRLGSVTAYKTTSPQETLKRITDAEVIVTNKVVITKEHMQHAKNLKLICVAATGMNNVDLEAAKEFGIAVKNVAGYSTDSVIQHTFSMLFYLIGHSRYYDEVVKSGAYSKSALFTDVSHPFFEIKGKRWGIIGLGEIGRGVANIAKCFGADVCYYSTSGVNRSQDFQRADLDELLKNCDIITVHAPLNEKTKNLLDYEKLFTCKEGAVVLNLGRGGIINESAVARLVDEKNISFGLDVFEKEPLPQESPLLHVKNKERLYMTPHIAWTSVEAREKLIQSVCENIQ, from the coding sequence ATGCAAAGCCGTACAATAGTTTTACTCGATACATTGACCTTTGGCGATACGGATCTGTCCTGTTTTGACAGGTTGGGAAGCGTAACAGCATACAAAACAACATCACCGCAGGAGACACTCAAACGTATTACAGATGCGGAAGTTATAGTAACAAACAAAGTTGTGATAACAAAAGAGCATATGCAGCATGCAAAAAACCTCAAACTGATCTGTGTTGCGGCAACAGGAATGAACAATGTTGACCTTGAGGCTGCAAAAGAGTTTGGCATTGCAGTAAAAAATGTGGCCGGATATTCTACCGACTCTGTTATCCAGCACACATTTTCTATGCTTTTTTATCTCATAGGCCATTCACGCTACTATGATGAAGTTGTCAAAAGCGGTGCCTACTCCAAGAGTGCCCTGTTTACCGATGTAAGTCATCCGTTTTTTGAGATAAAAGGAAAAAGATGGGGCATCATCGGTCTGGGTGAAATAGGCAGAGGTGTTGCTAATATTGCCAAATGTTTCGGTGCGGATGTCTGTTACTACTCGACAAGCGGGGTAAATCGCAGTCAAGATTTTCAAAGAGCAGACCTTGACGAGCTTTTAAAAAATTGCGATATTATTACTGTGCACGCACCGCTTAATGAAAAAACAAAAAACCTTTTAGACTATGAAAAGCTCTTTACATGTAAAGAGGGTGCAGTGGTACTGAACCTCGGGCGTGGCGGAATCATTAACGAGTCGGCAGTTGCCAGACTTGTGGATGAAAAAAATATCTCTTTCGGGCTGGATGTGTTTGAAAAAGAGCCCTTGCCGCAAGAGAGTCCCCTGTTACATGTAAAGAACAAAGAGAGGCTCTATATGACACCGCATATTGCCTGGACATCGGTTGAAGCCAGAGAAAAGCTCATTCAGAGTGTATGTGAGAATATACAATGA
- the purT gene encoding formate-dependent phosphoribosylglycinamide formyltransferase, with protein sequence MQFSAPLKSNSKKIMLLGSGELGKEVIIEAQRLGLETIAVDRYENAPAHQVAHRSHVVNMLDKDALLEIIYREKPDYILPEIEAINIDALFAAEDRGYNVIPNANAVSKTMNRKNIRTFAAEVLGLKTGPYKFVTTQEGMLEAACELGFPCVIKPVMSSSGHGQSIAKSEADIPASWEAAKEARGDASELIVEAFVDFDYEITMLTARNGKETVFCEPIGHEQRDGDYVFSWQPMQMSEIAKEKAQKMAKEITDGLGGQGLFGVELFIKGDEVYFSEVSPRPHDTGMVTLITQSQSEFALHLRAVLGLPLGFTFYGEGASAAFKSEKESFAPVVDVDESLFSDNSYVRVFGKPEAHKGRRLAVALVFDKVDAALEKARELITKIRDM encoded by the coding sequence ATGCAATTCAGTGCCCCCCTTAAATCAAATTCAAAAAAAATCATGTTGCTCGGTTCCGGTGAACTTGGTAAAGAAGTCATCATAGAAGCACAGCGCCTGGGACTTGAAACCATAGCCGTTGACAGATACGAAAATGCTCCGGCCCATCAGGTGGCGCATCGTTCCCATGTTGTGAATATGCTTGACAAAGATGCCCTTTTGGAAATCATCTATCGTGAAAAACCTGATTATATTTTACCGGAAATCGAAGCTATCAACATTGATGCGCTTTTTGCGGCAGAAGATCGAGGCTACAATGTTATTCCAAATGCCAATGCAGTCAGCAAAACGATGAACAGAAAAAATATCCGTACCTTTGCGGCAGAGGTTTTGGGACTCAAAACCGGACCGTATAAATTTGTTACAACACAAGAAGGCATGCTTGAAGCAGCATGTGAGCTTGGCTTTCCCTGTGTGATTAAACCGGTTATGAGTTCAAGCGGACATGGGCAGAGTATTGCCAAAAGTGAAGCAGACATTCCTGCTTCATGGGAAGCGGCAAAAGAAGCACGCGGAGATGCAAGTGAGCTGATAGTCGAAGCATTTGTAGATTTTGATTATGAGATTACAATGCTTACGGCTCGTAACGGCAAAGAGACAGTTTTTTGTGAACCTATCGGACATGAACAACGCGACGGAGATTATGTCTTTTCATGGCAGCCGATGCAGATGAGCGAGATAGCCAAAGAAAAAGCACAGAAAATGGCAAAAGAGATAACAGACGGACTTGGAGGACAGGGGCTTTTTGGTGTTGAACTTTTTATCAAAGGGGATGAGGTTTATTTTTCTGAAGTCTCCCCGCGTCCGCATGATACGGGAATGGTAACGCTTATAACACAAAGCCAGAGTGAGTTTGCCTTGCATCTGCGTGCTGTGTTGGGACTGCCACTCGGATTTACTTTTTACGGTGAAGGCGCATCTGCCGCATTCAAAAGCGAAAAAGAGAGCTTTGCTCCTGTTGTTGATGTGGATGAGAGCCTCTTTAGTGACAATTCCTATGTCAGAGTATTTGGAAAACCCGAAGCACATAAAGGACGCCGCTTGGCTGTGGCACTTGTTTTTGATAAAGTAGATGCCGCACTTGAAAAAGCGCGTGAACTTATAACAAAAATCAGAGACATGTAA